Part of the Pedobacter roseus genome is shown below.
TTATTCACCACAAAAACCTATTAATCGATTACAAGCAGGCACAAAACACAAAAGGGTACCCAAAATGGGCACCCTTTTTAAAAAATGCTATATGAATTTTATGGATTTTGAGGCCCAATGTTTGGATTTGCATTTAGCTCATCACGTGGTATCAGAAATAAAAACCTTGGATCACCTGCTGGAATTTGCAATACATTTGCTACCGAAGTTGCAACGTAGTTAGGCACATTCGCTATTGTTCTATCCAATGGCAAATTTAAACGTTTCAGATCCAGATATCTAAATCCTTCCCCCCACAATTCAACTCGACGATTAACCATAATTTCATCTGTCAAGGCATTACCAGTATTAGTTGATTTAACAGCACTTAAATCTCTCTTGGATACCAAGGCAAATAGCGCTGATTGAGCCAAAGGATCCTGCCCGCTCCTAGCATAAGCTTCTGCAAGAATTAAGTGCATTTCAGCACTTCTCATCCAGGGCACATCACCTAATGAAGGATCACCTATAGCTTTAACCGAGAATTTTCTGCTCATATAAGGCCTTCTCACAAATGTAGGTAAAGGTAATGGGAAGTTCGTTGCAGTTGGTGCTGGCTCCCACATTTTCTTTCTCACATCGGTAGCAGAAATTAAGTTGTATAAATTTGAGTTGATCATTTTTGGAGTAGAACGCTGGTAGCTTGAATTTGCATTATAAGCAATTTGCGCATAAAAAGAACCAAAAGTATCACCTTGTTCTGTTGTAGGATTAGAGCCCCACATATATTCTGATAAATTAATGTTATTGAAGCCGGTTTGATAGTCAGCCTGGCTCATTAATGGATAAACGTTTGCATCAACAATATCTTTGGCATGTTTAATAGCTGTAGTATAATCACCCATAGTTAGTGCTACTCTTGCTCTAAGTCCTTTTGAAACCCAAACGCTTGCATGGGTTTTATTTGGAACAGTAGTGGCATTTAATGCAATAGCGGCATCTAAATCAGCAACGATTGACGCATACACAGCCTCTACACTCACTCTTGGCATCTTTGTATCCGTAGATTTTAAAGGAAGTGGAACAGCAAGCTGATTATTAGGCTTTGCAGCCGGATTATACCTGGTACCATAAAATTGCACCAAATAAGAATAAGCATAAGCCCTTAATGTTAATGCT
Proteins encoded:
- a CDS encoding RagB/SusD family nutrient uptake outer membrane protein, which gives rise to MKKIFYSAILATVILGGSGCKKDYLQTKPTDRVDNTSLFSTTANASVALNGIYRYMFERTTETSSNAQGKPGVAGILLGIDFMGEDLHQAAATWFTSTGEGNYVAARTDNAASNLYYYRTFFRMIGNANYIIDNIDAAEGTAAEKARIKAEALTLRAYAYSYLVQFYGTRYNPAAKPNNQLAVPLPLKSTDTKMPRVSVEAVYASIVADLDAAIALNATTVPNKTHASVWVSKGLRARVALTMGDYTTAIKHAKDIVDANVYPLMSQADYQTGFNNINLSEYMWGSNPTTEQGDTFGSFYAQIAYNANSSYQRSTPKMINSNLYNLISATDVRKKMWEPAPTATNFPLPLPTFVRRPYMSRKFSVKAIGDPSLGDVPWMRSAEMHLILAEAYARSGQDPLAQSALFALVSKRDLSAVKSTNTGNALTDEIMVNRRVELWGEGFRYLDLKRLNLPLDRTIANVPNYVATSVANVLQIPAGDPRFLFLIPRDELNANPNIGPQNP